In a genomic window of Halostella litorea:
- the thiC gene encoding phosphomethylpyrimidine synthase ThiC, with translation MTQLRRARDGVVTDAMERVAERENVDPEFVREQVAEGQAVIPNNEHHDRLDPMIIGREFATKVNANIGNSETTSDVEGELEKLHAAVHHGADTVMDLSTGGDLDRIREANLARSPVPVGTVPIYEAVTAVDDVADLTPDLLLDVIEKQAEQGVDYMTVHAGVLMEHLPLTDGRKTGIVSRGGSLLAQWMEENGEQNPLYTEFEAICEIFAEHDVTFSLGDGLRPGCLADASDEAQFAELETLGELTRTAQDRGVQVMVEGPGHVPMDEVADNVRRQQEVCDGAPFYVLGPLVTDIAPGYDHITSAIGATEAARAGAAMLCYVTPKEHLGLPKREDVRDGLAAYRIAAHAADVANGREGARDWDDALSEARYEFDWSEQFELSLDPERAREYHDQTLPGDNYKEARFCSMCGVEFCSMRIDQDARDADGEMASIADDTDLADSPAAEANLPPVGFHDVDDPPAATDGDERHAPETDD, from the coding sequence ATGACGCAGCTACGTCGAGCGCGGGACGGGGTCGTCACCGACGCCATGGAGCGAGTCGCCGAACGCGAGAACGTCGACCCCGAGTTCGTCCGCGAACAGGTCGCCGAGGGGCAGGCGGTGATCCCCAACAACGAGCACCACGACCGGCTCGACCCGATGATCATCGGGCGCGAGTTCGCGACGAAGGTCAACGCCAACATCGGCAACAGCGAGACGACGAGCGACGTCGAGGGCGAACTGGAGAAGCTCCACGCGGCCGTCCACCACGGCGCGGACACCGTGATGGACCTGAGCACGGGCGGTGACCTCGACCGGATCCGCGAGGCGAACCTCGCGCGCTCGCCGGTGCCCGTCGGCACCGTCCCGATCTACGAGGCGGTCACGGCGGTCGACGACGTCGCGGACCTGACGCCCGACCTCCTGCTGGACGTCATCGAGAAGCAGGCCGAGCAGGGCGTCGACTACATGACGGTCCACGCAGGGGTGCTCATGGAACACCTCCCGCTGACCGACGGCCGGAAGACCGGGATCGTCTCGCGGGGCGGGTCGCTGCTCGCCCAGTGGATGGAGGAGAACGGCGAGCAGAACCCCCTCTACACGGAGTTCGAGGCGATCTGCGAGATATTCGCCGAGCACGACGTGACGTTCAGCCTCGGCGACGGCCTGCGGCCGGGCTGTCTCGCCGACGCGAGCGACGAGGCCCAGTTCGCCGAACTGGAGACGCTCGGCGAACTCACCCGGACCGCCCAGGACCGCGGCGTGCAGGTGATGGTCGAGGGGCCGGGCCACGTCCCGATGGACGAGGTGGCCGACAACGTCCGCCGCCAGCAGGAGGTCTGCGACGGCGCGCCGTTCTACGTGCTCGGCCCGCTCGTGACCGACATCGCGCCGGGCTACGACCACATCACCAGCGCCATCGGCGCGACGGAGGCCGCCCGGGCCGGCGCGGCAATGCTGTGTTACGTCACGCCCAAGGAGCACCTCGGCCTCCCCAAGCGCGAGGACGTGCGCGACGGGCTGGCCGCCTACCGCATCGCCGCCCACGCCGCCGACGTGGCGAACGGCCGCGAGGGGGCCCGCGACTGGGACGACGCGCTCTCGGAGGCCCGCTACGAGTTCGACTGGTCCGAGCAGTTCGAACTCTCGCTGGACCCCGAGCGCGCCCGCGAGTACCACGACCAGACCCTCCCCGGCGACAACTACAAGGAGGCGCGCTTTTGCTCGATGTGCGGCGTCGAGTTCTGCTCGATGCGGATCGACCAGGACGCCAGGGACGCCGACGGCGAGATGGCGTCGATCGCGGACGACACCGACCTCGCGGACTCGCCGGCGGCCGAGGCGAACCTGCCGCCGGTCGGGTTCCACGACGTCGACGACCCGCCCGCGGCGACGGACGGCGACGAGCGTCACGCACCGGAAACCGACGACTGA
- a CDS encoding sugar phosphate isomerase/epimerase family protein — protein MQTAIQLHTLRHVDESTPALLDRVGDTALDGVEFADAPGGDVQGALADAGLSAAAAHVDIEALEADVQSVAATCDAAGCNTVVVPYLDESDFESERAVEATASRLTAAGDALADRGLRLAYHNHDHEFTDLGDGTAFDLLVEKLGDTVAVELDLGWALAAGQDPAALLSRLGTVPLVHLKDVDAATGTPVALGEGDLDVDGCVAAARDAGVEWLVYEHDDPADPLSALSRGAGTLADFR, from the coding sequence ATGCAGACGGCCATTCAGCTGCACACGCTCCGTCACGTCGACGAGTCGACCCCGGCCCTCCTCGACCGCGTCGGCGACACGGCCCTCGACGGCGTCGAGTTCGCGGACGCGCCCGGCGGCGACGTTCAGGGGGCGCTCGCCGACGCCGGGCTGTCGGCCGCCGCCGCCCACGTCGATATCGAGGCGCTGGAGGCCGACGTCCAGTCGGTCGCCGCCACCTGCGACGCCGCGGGCTGTAACACGGTCGTCGTACCCTACCTCGACGAGTCCGACTTCGAGTCCGAGCGGGCGGTCGAGGCGACCGCCAGCCGGCTCACCGCCGCCGGGGACGCGCTCGCCGACCGCGGCCTGCGGCTCGCCTACCACAACCACGACCACGAGTTCACCGACCTCGGCGACGGGACCGCGTTCGACCTGCTGGTCGAGAAGCTCGGCGACACCGTGGCCGTCGAACTGGACCTGGGCTGGGCGCTCGCCGCGGGCCAGGACCCCGCCGCCCTGCTCTCCCGGCTCGGCACCGTCCCGCTGGTCCACCTGAAGGACGTGGACGCGGCGACGGGGACGCCGGTCGCGCTCGGCGAGGGCGACCTCGACGTCGACGGCTGCGTGGCCGCGGCCCGGGACGCCGGCGTCGAGTGGCTGGTGTACGAACACGACGACCCCGCGGACCCGCTGTCGGCGCTGTCACGCGGCGCGGGGACGCTCGCTGACTTTCGTTAG